CAGTGTAatatccattttttattttttaatttgaaaaataacttacataaatctCTGTACTCAACCATACTTGACCAAGACATAGCCTTGGCATGAACACATTgcaccaaaaagaaaaaagaaacaaacaaacaaaaaaacctacaGAGAAGGCATTTGCATTAGAACAGAACATACCAATGACATCGTGAGACATTATCCCACTTCCATAAAATTTGACAATATCTAGAGAGTTTGCTATTAAAATTCTGTAGATTGTGACAGACGTACACAGAAATCAGTAACAGACCGAAAGCTAATCAGAAAAGTTTCTTTTCAAAGGAAGAGGTATAATGTCTCCGTGTATATTTCCATTCAGGCATTAAAACTATGATTCATACACTTCTCAGATACAAGAAGCTCCGATTATTactaaaaaatagaaaataaaaaataaataggtcTTGGCTCGtaaataaactaacaaaaatatattcaatGACCTCTACTTTCTTGAAACGAAGAAATAAAAACCAAAGTTATATTGTGTGGCAATATCATCGTCCCGATGTGCATTTCTATGCAGACAGCATCATGCTCGGAAAACTGTACAGCACAATACTGCGAAAGTCAGCGAGCTGCAGCCGTCTCCGGTAAAAAGACCTCATGAAATTTTGGGCTCTTTTGTCAGGAATACTGCAGCTCATATTTCCGTAAAGATATAAAAATCCCTGGTCACGGTTTCCCCTTAAATATGTCAACAATGATTTTACAAGGTGGAATGTTCATTCGGAATTCTGCCCTTCTGGTCCGTGTGAGACCACTGCCTAATTCTCACTAAAATTCAATTCAGGGTGAAGAGGGGGAGAGAGGATCGTCATCGACATGCACTGTACAAGAaactgcttcttttttttttttttttaaatatcgtcTTTATCAAAACATGCTGAGTTACTGTAAGATGTGCCAAAGCCATGTTGCCAAAAACCCTTTTCAACATGCTTTTTAAACAAATGAACTTCAAACAATATACAGACTAAAACTACAAGAGCTGTGGCAAACCAACAgccctgaaaatgaaaatttcaaGGAGAACTGGAACAATATCAGGGGGAAAATCTGACAACGGAAGCAAGAAGTACAGAGAGTTTACCCTGGGACAAGGGAGAAGTAGAGAAACGTACAGTTTGCACATCTTCATAAGGCTTACGCCTTTACAATAACAAATCatagacatttatttttttcatctttgtCACGTGAACAGATTTTTCgctgtaaataaaatgttaagcTTGTCATTTATCTGCTTGtctgtaaaaatacagtagaGAGACCAATAAACGGTCTACAGGACAAAAAAAACAAggtttcatgttttaatttttgttttttaatcacaCTGTAGCATTCACTCCCCCAGAAAATCATGCACTGGTgaaatttatctttaaaaaatactagAAATTGTTGAAAATGGCTGATCCggttcattttttcttttatcttgTTGTCTTTTTTTGCAATTAGCAGTCTGAGAAAATTATTTCctaatcactctttttttctttcttttttttagttcagCTAAAGTTGTGTCCATGCAACAGAAAACTCGTTATTTCCTCTTTAGGTTTCATACGGTATCAAGAGAAGTACTTCAATTTGATCTCAAAAGATGATTCAAACCTACATTTCATCTCTGTAATGATCTAGCAGAATCATATCTGGGGAGTCAGGTGCTCATTCCCACGTCATATTCTTGTTTTGTGTGTACATTTCTGGGTCTGTTGGCATGGCTTGACCCAAGGAACACTGTTAGCCCATGTAGATACAAATACATCAACATTAAAAGAAACAGAAATGGAAAGCAAAAGTCGAAGAGAAGGTTTCACCCCATTTCAAAAAGGGCTTCTGAAGAACTCGACGTGTCAGTTCTCAGTTCAGACTCATCTCCAATGGCTTCAAATAGGTTCTAAAAGCAGGAATGGTGACGTTCCTCAAGCTAAGGAGGCCATTTTCCAGCTTCGCCTCGTCCCTGCCCTCTAGGGGTTGCTCTTTGTGCGGCATTTTTTTGCGAGCAAAAACAGGACCGCTTTTTTTCACCCCTAAGAAACAagctctgaacacacaacatcaAGCATGCAGTGTTACCGGGGGGGGCGGGACCTGTCGCAAATCTCAAACTCCACCCAATGGCTGCTACAATAATGCTAGATTTCAGGAAACTGCTACGAGCGACCGAACGGCCCGGACCCGCTGTCGAGGGACGACTGGGAAGCTCTTCTGGTCAACGGGGCCAGGGTTGGGTCGACCAATGAAGAGGGAGGAAACAGCTTGAACCAGCCAATAACCATGTTGGACAAGTCCAGATCGTCTAAAAGTATCTGAGCGGCTCCCATGAAGGATTTGTGGTCCATACGTCCGTAGTCTCCCCACACAATGATCTACGATGGAAAGAAAATAAACAGCCATCAATATCAAGTCACACTAATAACAATAATTGGAAAACTAGTGAAAGACAGAGGCCAGAAATTTATATAGATAAAGGTTTTAGATTGGCAAAATGAGCTTAAGATAACGACCTAAAACTGGTAAATAAAAGTATGGGATTTCACCTGTAAAACCTTTCCTCCTGGGGCCTCTTCAAACGACAGCTGCTGCTGGTAAAGAGGGTCCAGTGTTTTTCGtgctacttttgttttctttttggctATGCAGGCGCCGTTCTCCAGTAGATACACCTTTACATAAGGGGCTGGAGAAGAGTTCAATCGTGAGAGATGACTGTTCAGGTGCCTAAGAAATCACCATCAGAAAGCGTAACCGAACTTACCTGGCAGTGCCTTAGAACCTGGTTTTCCCACGAGGCCTCTGGCTCGGATGACCTCTACCTCTAGGGCTCCTTTCTTTTCCACCATCCCGATCTGAATGTCACCTAGACATGGTACAAATCAAGGATATATGAGCCACACATGGGTAATATTGCCGTTTTAATATTGGATAATACTTGAGTGTGACTGGAGACACAAGCACTTCAGTGAAGTATATAGAAAGTCAATAATAAACACAAACTCACCCATAGGGGGCGTGGCTAAAGTCTGTCTTCCCACAAGCTGGGCGGGGCCAAGTCCATCCAGAAAATCACTGAACTGACTGTCAGAAGAAAGTCTCACTCCGGGAAAGATGAGGCTGAGAAGAAAAGGTTCTTATTAGATAAACAGTAGAGCTTGATCGTATGATGTTACAGGTGACAGGCTGTGGATAATCACAGAAAAACATTCTGCATTACAGGGAAGCACTAACAGTGGAAATCTATGGGAAAATCAGAAATGTGCAGATTATATGCTCGATAAAGGAGTTTTATTTGTTCAACTCtacaaaaatttatttatttatttatttgacctaTAAAATTGCTCTTTTTGCAGTAGAACTGCTGTTGTTAGTAGATTAACTTCTGATTACTACCTGTAAAGTGGGTGCTTTTCAGTGTAAACAGTTGCTTTCTGGTGTTTGTGTAAAAGTTACCAGGCTTACGAAATAGGCTTACTAAATGGATATGGCAGCAGGTAAAAGATTGGATAGACACATTTGAATGTTTAAGTCCTATGGTGGCAGTACACTTTGTGGCAgtgtttattattcttattcttattattatgaaCATTTGGTGCAATGCTCTGACCCATAGACTTTCACTGTAAATTGACCTTACTGTCAATGCCACTTTTGTTAGAatgctaaataatttattttctgtagtAAATGACAACAGGTCACAGATGTTATtgaatgtataattattattattattattatttaaaatatgcatatatacattgtaacatttataatttttgtattatttttgtaatattatttgaatattttttacaaCAAGCATAGgtacaatatacaatatttattattgttattattgttattttacaatatacataaagtcattattaataatataattaataaaaataataattattaatataattaatgtattttaataatactaataatattttatacaattcatacagacatatatatacacatatttaccactaaataataaataataataaattatatatatatatattacgtttGTCAGCAGGGTTCTATTTGCACGTGTTTTGTTACTTACTTTCCCTCTGAGCTGTAGCTGTTCATGCTTCCATCATTGGATTCGCGGCTGGCCTGCCTGGTCATCCTGCTCCTCATCTCTACAGCCAGTCCCGTCTCCGTGCTCCTCTGGATGGTGCTGCGCAGCTTCTTTCCTCCTGCTTCTAcagcgacagagagagagcgagagacagttTGTCAGTAAGGATATCAAGACCTCTCAGGCAGAGCGATGAAGGACACGTGGCTCAGATCTGACAGCTGATGTGCTGTCGATCGAGATGGTGTGATATGAAGGTCCATACACACATGATTCTGCTCCCACATGATGGAATGAATTTAACAATTTCTTGTTTTAGATGCACTGCATCTATATCTGGCCTACAGACATGCCATAGTGTCTGTTACACATGATGCAGGGTGAACTGACATGACGGGGTTACACAGGTGAACTGAACCAGTATTAGGCATGACATGACCAAACTCCTCAGCCTGTGTCAGCATCCTCTGGGCTGAACAATTCACAACCGTCATAAAGAAAGAAGTGCATGTTAAATGCAATAACCATAATTTTGACTTTCAAACAGGTAATGTGTGTAATgtttttgatgttaaaatactttctttaTCAGTTTAACATGCTATAAGTAGGAGAAAGACATCCATTGGTTGACTTCCTAAAGATTGTATACACAGCTCAGTCAATAGTATTATTTTGAAGCAGGACTACCTGTTCGGAAACAGTCATTATTTCTTTCTGCCATTTTGTCAGAGAGACCattctaattatttacttattttttcttttaatgataTATGGTTTCCCCTGATGTATGATTAATGGTTGTAAGTTACCATAACAAAAAGGAGAAAAGCACTATTTAATCATgtttgcatttttcattttataaggTTGCTTTATGCTTAGTATAGATTGGACAGCTGACTACAACAAAACACATACTATATATGCAGAAAAAGAAAGCACGCAATAGATTTTTTATTAATGccctaagtttccttttttattaatGCCCGAAATTTCCTGCCACCCATAAACCCCCTACAGTTAGAGTAATGACTATATTACTTGGCAAAACAGTAGTTTATTCCCATTATTATGATTCATTGCACAATTTCACCCTTAATCATATTGCTGTTGGTGCCACTTTATAAAAGCAATGAGTCACCTGAGACTAAAATCTCAGAAATCTAAATTGTTAAACACGTCCTCTCGTCCTTGCTTTATTTCACGTCCAAAATTGATGCACATTCTGTTATTTTTTACTGTCAaatacaaatgcaaaaataacaaGGATGATGCAGTAATGTGAGGGCTGCTCATTTTCAATATGTAGGAGAGAGAAGCAAGGCTACAGGAAGCAGACATGGCTGAGCTGCTGAGATTAAACCATTCAATTGCAGGTCACATATGGCAGGCTTGATTTTCTTTTCATTCAATGTCATCCGCCTCTGCTTTCGGCTCTGCAACGCATCCGAACACAAGAGGATG
The nucleotide sequence above comes from Carassius gibelio isolate Cgi1373 ecotype wild population from Czech Republic chromosome B16, carGib1.2-hapl.c, whole genome shotgun sequence. Encoded proteins:
- the LOC127975014 gene encoding regulating synaptic membrane exocytosis protein 4 isoform X16 — encoded protein: MLRTPGRSVHAEQSPAGEHKTNPDIKCCLRALCSLNSARVRSFSTTASSPIVPAVNMGRQSHDATSTTSTGAGSTGGRMQRSQSRMSLSASFEALAVYFPCMNSFDEEDGEAGGKKLRSTIQRSTETGLAVEMRSRMTRQASRESNDGSMNSYSSEGNLIFPGVRLSSDSQFSDFLDGLGPAQLVGRQTLATPPMGDIQIGMVEKKGALEVEVIRARGLVGKPGSKALPAPYVKVYLLENGACIAKKKTKVARKTLDPLYQQQLSFEEAPGGKVLQIIVWGDYGRMDHKSFMGAAQILLDDLDLSNMVIGWFKLFPPSSLVDPTLAPLTRRASQSSLDSGSGPFGRS